The following is a genomic window from Chryseobacterium ginsenosidimutans.
CTGCTGTACTTCCTCCTGCCTGAAGGTTATCCAAAGCTTTAATGATCGTTTCCTTTTCTGCAGCCGAAATCGGTTCCAACACCGTTCCCGCATTTCCTGCATAAACAACAATTCCTACTTTATCCTGTGGTCTGAGCTGATCCAGCAAAACTTTAAACGAAGATTTCAACAACGGAAGTTTATTACTCTCATTCATAGAACCTGAAACATCAATCAGGAAGATAATATTGGAATTCGGCAGATTTTCCATCGCTACATTTTTCCCCTGAAGTCCAATTTTCAACAATTTATGATTAGGATTCCACGGAGAGTCGCTGTACTCTGTATTGATCGAGAAAGGTTGCTTATTTTCCGGCTGAGGATAATCATATTTAAAATAATTCATCATTTCCTCTACCCTCACAGCATCTTTATCGACAGCGCTTCCGTAATTAATCATTCTTCTGACATTAGAATAAGAAGCATTATCCACATCAATCGAGAATGTAGACACCGATTGATTTTTTGTCAGTTCAAAAGGATTTTCAACCAAAGAATTGTATTCTTCATTGGTATTATTGATTTGCTGAATTCCTTTTTTTCCTTTAGTTGTGGTTATTTTCTTGCCATAAACTTTATTATCTGTTACCGCTTTCGCTTGTTTTACAGGTTTTGATGGAATATTACGCGTCTTCTTTGCCCTTGTGTTACCAGTCATAGCAACATTTTCTATTGAATACGAAATTTCCTGTGCAGTCACAGTTTTCGGTTTCGGGCAACCATTATATTCCGGCATTCCCGGAACTGTAGGACATGCATCATCTTTATCCAATATACCATCGCCATCCGTATCCGGCCAAGGACAACCGTTATTTTCAGCTGGCCCTGAAACTGTGGGACATGCATCATCTTTGTCAATCAATCCATCACCATCTGTATCCGGCCACGGACAACCGTTATTTTCTATAGGTCCTGCAATTTCTGGACATTGGTCTAATTTATTTGGAATTCCGTCCTGATCTTTGTCTTTTTTTACACTTAAGGGTTTTGATTCTTTTGAAGATTCGGAAACGTTTTTGGTCTTACAACTTCCTAATAAAGCCAAAGCCAATATTGATATACTAATTTTTTTCATTATCATTTTTTCGTTGTTAATATATATAAATTTTGTGCTTACAATTATCTTAATGTCCAAGCCTTACTTAATAGATGCAACAATTAAAAAAGGTTTCAGCAATAATTTTTATTTCTCTATTTTTTTTCAATTAAAAATCAAAATTTGATCTAATTAATTCACAGCAAGATTTTGATTACAAGATTTTTACGCAAAACCGATAAGCAACTGAAGATTAATAAATATTTTTCTTGTTTTTTTACAGGGAATAAAAAAAGAAACCTCAGAAGAAATTTCTTTTTCAGATTATATTGAATGAATATTAGTTTTAAGATGAAGAATTATTTTTTGGGCAGATCATTTTTGAGAAGTTTTTTTAGTCTTCGTTTTTCTTTTTTAGAAATATATTTTGTAACAACCACCAAAACTCCATTTTGAGCCTTTTCACCTGAAAAGATAGAAGTTGCTTTTTCACCCTTTAAAACACTAATTGCATCAATTTTCTTTGGATCTAATTTCCTTAAAGTTTCCAGATCAGAAGTTAGTCCGTCGATAACAACCAAAGGACTGTTATCCTGTTTCAAAGAACCTCGAAGACTAATCGAAATATCCACTTTCCCCGAACCTGGTGTTCCGGAAACCGAGTTAATATTTACACCCGGTACAAAACCTCTAATTAAATTGACATCAGACTTTTCTCCAATACGATTTCCTAATCCTGAATTGGCAGCTATCGGTTTATTTGTTTTTATATATCCTTTATTATAAGCCAGAATTTCCGGTTCCTTTACCTGTTCTTTAAGATCTAAAACAGTACTTGGATAGGTAGCTTCCGCAGTATCTGCAACAGCATTTAAGTCATACATTTTCTTTCTGGTAGATGAAGCCAGAGGATTCACCATAGAAGATTTTTCTTTTTTGATGCCCATTGCAATTACTTCTTCAATATTCTGCCTTTTCAAAGTATCCATAATTCTGCCTTCTAATGCAGGCGCCGCATCTTCATGAGAAGAAGGTGAAGCTATCATTTCATCAACAGGAGAAGATAATGGAGATGCATAAACATTTGGCACTGTTTGATAAGCAATGTTCATTGGAGATTGTGGCAAAATTTCATTTTGAATATTTGCTTTCACCATACTGTCAACCTTTTGAATATGTTCGGGAACGGCAGTTACAGTATTTTTTTGAGGAATTACATTATTTTGAGCAACTACAGGCTTTGTAATTTCTACGTTTTCTTTTTTATTAAAATAAAAGATTCCTGAACCTATCAATAAACTGGCAGCAATTCCGTAAGGAAGCCAAACTGGTATACTTTTTCTTTTTTTCTCTTCTTTTTTATCTAATTTCTCTTCAACTTTAGCCCAAACTTTGTCAAACCCAGGAAAAGTCGCAGGTTCTTCCAAATCTTTAGAAGCCTCATTGAATTTTTTATCGATATCATTATTATGTTCCATTGTCTTAAAAGTTTAAATGTTTTGATTGATCAGAAGTTCCTGTAATTTTTTTCTGGCAAAATTGAGCTGAGACTTTGATGTACCTTCACTGATAGAAAGCATCACGGCGATTTCTTTGTGAGGATAGCCCTCAATAGCAAAAAGATTAAAAATAGCTCTGCAACCTTCGGGTAGAAAGTTTAGCAGGTTTAAAATATCTTTTTCAAACGAAATATGTTCCATTGTAGAATCATAAATTACATGTTCTTCTTCTAAAGAAATATGCAGTTCTTTAGTCTTTCTCAATTTTTGCAAACATTCATTGACAGCAATTTTTCTAGCCCACGCTTCAAAAATTTCAGGATTCTGGAGCTGGCTCATTTTGGTGAAAATTTTATAGAAGCTATCCGCAAGAACCTCTTCGATATCTTCATCATTTTTAAGATAGCGTTTGCAGACCGAATACAGCTTTCCCGCCATCTTTTCGTAGACTTTCCGCTGCGCATTGCGGTCGTTCCGCTGACATTCCATGAGTAACTCTCGTTCCATAATCAGGCTTTATACTTATATAGATGCAAAAAACTTCAAACAGGTTGGAAACATCTTAAACTTTTTTTAAAAATTAATGAAAAATATTGAAGCCAGCAAATATGAAAAATTTGCGGAAAGCCTTAATCAGAAGAAATATATAACAGGATCTAAAATAAATGAAACTCCTTCTAAAATGAACAAAGCATTTTCTAAAGTAGATACTGCTTCTTCTAAAATAAATATAATATCCACTAAAGTAGTTACGGACTCATCCAAAATAGATATTGCTTCCGCCAAAATAAATATGACATCATCCGCAAC
Proteins encoded in this region:
- a CDS encoding vWA domain-containing protein, giving the protein MKKISISILALALLGSCKTKNVSESSKESKPLSVKKDKDQDGIPNKLDQCPEIAGPIENNGCPWPDTDGDGLIDKDDACPTVSGPAENNGCPWPDTDGDGILDKDDACPTVPGMPEYNGCPKPKTVTAQEISYSIENVAMTGNTRAKKTRNIPSKPVKQAKAVTDNKVYGKKITTTKGKKGIQQINNTNEEYNSLVENPFELTKNQSVSTFSIDVDNASYSNVRRMINYGSAVDKDAVRVEEMMNYFKYDYPQPENKQPFSINTEYSDSPWNPNHKLLKIGLQGKNVAMENLPNSNIIFLIDVSGSMNESNKLPLLKSSFKVLLDQLRPQDKVGIVVYAGNAGTVLEPISAAEKETIIKALDNLQAGGSTAGGEGIELAYKLAQGNFIKGGNNRVVLATDGDFNVGVSSEKGLETLIEQKRKTGIFLTCLGYGMGNYKDNRLETLADKGNGNYAYIDNLQEANKFLGREFAGSMYAIAKDVKIQIEFNPKFVKSYRLIGYENRKLRNEDFTDDKIDAGELGSGHTVTALYEVIPTGVSSVFLPKENKLKYSSTMNTQNFGDELATIKFRYKKPDGDKSTEITNVVKNSQESIADSSPDYKFVSSVAWFGLVLRDSKLIKEKELNKIEDLAKEGKNKDEEGYRSEFIRLVQSYKAIKK
- a CDS encoding TonB-dependent receptor plug domain-containing protein, with product MEHNNDIDKKFNEASKDLEEPATFPGFDKVWAKVEEKLDKKEEKKRKSIPVWLPYGIAASLLIGSGIFYFNKKENVEITKPVVAQNNVIPQKNTVTAVPEHIQKVDSMVKANIQNEILPQSPMNIAYQTVPNVYASPLSSPVDEMIASPSSHEDAAPALEGRIMDTLKRQNIEEVIAMGIKKEKSSMVNPLASSTRKKMYDLNAVADTAEATYPSTVLDLKEQVKEPEILAYNKGYIKTNKPIAANSGLGNRIGEKSDVNLIRGFVPGVNINSVSGTPGSGKVDISISLRGSLKQDNSPLVVIDGLTSDLETLRKLDPKKIDAISVLKGEKATSIFSGEKAQNGVLVVVTKYISKKEKRRLKKLLKNDLPKK
- a CDS encoding RNA polymerase sigma factor → MERELLMECQRNDRNAQRKVYEKMAGKLYSVCKRYLKNDEDIEEVLADSFYKIFTKMSQLQNPEIFEAWARKIAVNECLQKLRKTKELHISLEEEHVIYDSTMEHISFEKDILNLLNFLPEGCRAIFNLFAIEGYPHKEIAVMLSISEGTSKSQLNFARKKLQELLINQNI